In one window of Pseudomonas chlororaphis subsp. chlororaphis DNA:
- a CDS encoding S9 family peptidase codes for MPVSAHVTSAPIARKAEGPDPYAWLQERDTDAVLDYLKAENSYQEAALADQAALRETLFQEIKGRILETDLSLPSPWGPYLYYTRTTAGDEYARHYRCPRPADDSLSVDESQEQLLLDPNELAKGGFFSLGAFSISPDHQRLAYSLDTSGEEVYTLFVKELSSGKVSELAFADCDGSMTWANDSLTLFFGELDDTHRPHKLFRYRLDGTAAEEVFHEPDGRFFLHCYRSSSEKQLLLSLGSKTTSEVWVLDAAQPQQAFTCLAPRVEHHEYDVDHGLLDGQWTWFIRSNRDGINFALYQAPDQGTVPGEADWQNLIPHSNSVMLEGLSLNSSAMTLSLREGGLPIIEVHPEGLPAYRVQLPDAAYSLHVQNSLEFVSQRIRLRYEALNRPAQIRQLDLAGGAQKVLKETPVLGVFDPDAYVSQRLWATAADGTQVPISLVIKREALGRPAPLYLYGYGAYGESLDPWFSHARLSLLERGVAFAIAHVRGGGELGEAWYHAGKQEHKQNTFSDFIACAEHLIAQGLTTSEQLAISGGSAGGLLIGAVLNQRPDLFKAAIAEVPFVDVLNTMLDPELPLTVTEYDEWGNPEEPEVYARIKAYAPYENVEAKAYPATLVIAGYNDSRVQYWEAAKWVARLRATKTDDHLLLLKTELGAGHGGMSGRYQGLRDVALEYAFVFKILGIA; via the coding sequence ATGCCCGTATCCGCCCACGTCACCAGCGCCCCGATCGCCCGCAAGGCCGAAGGCCCGGACCCGTACGCCTGGCTCCAGGAGCGCGACACCGATGCCGTGCTCGATTACCTGAAGGCCGAAAACAGCTACCAGGAAGCCGCCCTCGCCGACCAGGCGGCGCTGCGGGAAACCCTGTTCCAGGAAATCAAGGGCCGGATCCTCGAGACCGACCTGTCCCTGCCCTCCCCCTGGGGCCCGTACCTGTATTACACCCGCACCACTGCCGGCGACGAATACGCCCGGCACTACCGCTGCCCGCGCCCGGCCGACGACAGCCTGAGCGTCGACGAAAGCCAGGAACAGCTGCTGCTGGACCCCAACGAGCTGGCCAAGGGTGGTTTCTTCTCCCTCGGCGCCTTCAGCATCAGCCCTGACCACCAGCGCCTGGCCTACAGCCTCGATACCAGCGGCGAAGAGGTCTACACCCTGTTCGTCAAGGAGCTGTCCAGCGGCAAGGTCAGCGAACTGGCGTTCGCCGATTGCGACGGCAGCATGACCTGGGCCAACGACAGCCTGACTCTGTTCTTCGGCGAGCTGGACGACACCCACCGCCCGCACAAACTGTTCCGTTATCGCCTGGACGGCACCGCCGCCGAAGAGGTGTTCCATGAGCCGGACGGGCGCTTTTTCCTGCATTGCTACCGCTCAAGCTCGGAGAAACAGCTGCTGCTGTCCCTGGGCAGCAAGACCACCAGCGAGGTCTGGGTACTCGACGCGGCGCAGCCGCAGCAGGCCTTTACCTGCCTGGCGCCGCGGGTCGAGCACCATGAGTACGACGTCGACCACGGCCTGCTCGACGGCCAGTGGACCTGGTTTATCCGCAGCAACCGCGACGGCATCAACTTCGCCCTCTACCAGGCGCCGGACCAGGGCACGGTGCCGGGTGAAGCCGACTGGCAGAACCTGATCCCCCACAGCAATAGCGTGATGCTCGAAGGCCTGAGCCTGAACAGCTCGGCCATGACCCTGAGCCTGCGCGAAGGCGGCCTGCCGATCATCGAGGTGCACCCCGAGGGCCTGCCGGCCTATCGCGTGCAACTGCCGGATGCGGCCTACAGCCTGCATGTGCAGAACAGCCTGGAATTCGTCAGCCAGCGCATCCGCCTGCGCTACGAAGCGCTGAACCGTCCGGCGCAGATCCGCCAGCTGGATCTGGCCGGCGGCGCACAGAAAGTGCTCAAGGAAACCCCGGTGCTGGGCGTGTTCGACCCGGACGCCTATGTCAGCCAGCGCCTGTGGGCGACCGCGGCCGACGGCACCCAGGTGCCGATCAGCCTGGTGATCAAGCGCGAAGCCCTGGGCCGGCCGGCACCGCTGTACCTCTACGGCTACGGCGCCTACGGCGAAAGCCTCGACCCGTGGTTCTCCCATGCGCGCCTGAGCCTGCTGGAGCGCGGCGTGGCCTTCGCCATTGCCCACGTGCGTGGCGGCGGCGAGCTGGGCGAAGCCTGGTACCACGCCGGCAAGCAGGAACACAAGCAGAACACCTTCAGCGACTTCATCGCCTGCGCCGAACACCTGATCGCCCAGGGCCTGACCACTTCCGAGCAACTGGCCATCAGCGGCGGCAGCGCCGGCGGACTGTTGATCGGTGCGGTACTCAATCAGCGCCCGGACCTGTTCAAGGCGGCGATCGCCGAGGTGCCGTTCGTCGATGTGCTCAACACCATGCTCGACCCCGAGCTGCCGCTGACCGTCACCGAGTACGACGAATGGGGCAACCCGGAGGAGCCCGAGGTCTACGCGCGGATCAAGGCCTACGCGCCTTATGAGAATGTCGAGGCCAAGGCCTATCCGGCGACCCTGGTGATCGCCGGCTACAACGACAGCCGCGTGCAGTACTGGGAGGCGGCCAAGTGGGTGGCCCGCTTGCGCGCCACCAAGACCGACGACCACCTGCTGCTGCTCAAGACCGAGCTCGGCGCCGGCCACGGAGGGATGAGCGGGCGTTACCAGGGATTGCGTGACGTAGC
- a CDS encoding 5-oxoprolinase subunit PxpA produces MSRLLLNCDIGESFGNWTMGLDAEVMPFIDCANIACGFHAGDPSIMRTTVSLALANGVRIGAHPAYQDLAGFGRRSMAYGAQELQDLLHYQIGALDGICRAQGTRVSYVKPHGAMYNDMMANPAQLRAVIQAVAAYDKTLPLMLMATRDNGAAQALGDEFGVTLWFEAFADRAYDNAGHLVSRQLPGAVHHDPEKIIAQALTIARGDALLASDGSALHLQANTLCVHGDNASSVAAVQRIRAALQQLPA; encoded by the coding sequence GTGAGCCGCCTGTTATTGAATTGCGACATCGGCGAAAGCTTTGGCAACTGGACCATGGGCCTGGATGCCGAGGTGATGCCGTTCATCGATTGCGCCAACATCGCCTGCGGTTTCCACGCCGGCGACCCGAGCATCATGCGCACGACCGTCAGCCTGGCCCTGGCCAATGGCGTGCGCATCGGTGCGCACCCGGCGTACCAGGACCTGGCCGGTTTCGGCCGCCGCTCCATGGCCTACGGCGCCCAGGAACTGCAGGACCTGCTGCACTACCAGATCGGCGCCCTCGACGGCATCTGCCGGGCCCAGGGCACTCGGGTGAGCTACGTCAAACCCCATGGCGCCATGTACAACGACATGATGGCCAACCCGGCGCAGTTGCGCGCGGTGATCCAGGCGGTTGCCGCCTACGACAAGACACTGCCGCTGATGTTGATGGCCACCCGTGACAACGGCGCGGCCCAGGCCCTGGGCGACGAGTTCGGCGTGACCCTGTGGTTCGAAGCCTTCGCCGACCGTGCCTACGACAACGCCGGTCACCTGGTTTCGCGGCAACTGCCGGGGGCGGTGCATCACGACCCGGAAAAGATCATCGCCCAGGCGCTGACCATCGCCCGCGGCGACGCGCTGCTGGCCAGCGACGGCAGCGCCTTGCACCTGCAGGCCAATACCCTGTGCGTGCATGGCGACAACGCCAGTTCGGTGGCCGCCGTGCAGCGTATCCGCGCGGCCCTTCAGCAGTTGCCAGCATGA
- a CDS encoding DUF2937 family protein — protein sequence MLLSYLRLVLFAAGLLIGVQVPGFISDYAKRVEAHLIEAQAGLQGFQGTANQFFKGDLQALVAHYRASDDPVFRSDADSLGNLLVRQRALDKQFQAMQGPWYIRLLQVVLAADPDIRQETWNGYSYQILLTPQAMIWAMSGALLLSFGLECLYRLIDWVVLGGKRLRQSRPIEERDLKGL from the coding sequence ATGTTGCTCAGTTATCTGCGGCTGGTGCTGTTTGCGGCGGGCCTGTTGATCGGTGTACAGGTGCCGGGTTTCATCAGCGATTACGCCAAGCGCGTCGAGGCTCACCTGATCGAGGCCCAGGCCGGCCTGCAAGGGTTCCAGGGCACCGCCAACCAGTTCTTCAAGGGCGATCTGCAGGCGCTGGTCGCCCATTATCGGGCCAGCGACGATCCGGTGTTCCGCAGCGACGCCGACAGCCTGGGCAATCTGCTGGTTCGCCAGCGCGCCCTGGACAAGCAGTTCCAGGCCATGCAGGGCCCGTGGTACATCCGCCTGCTGCAAGTGGTGCTGGCCGCCGACCCGGATATCCGCCAGGAAACCTGGAATGGCTACAGCTACCAGATCCTGCTGACCCCGCAAGCGATGATCTGGGCCATGAGCGGCGCCTTGCTGCTGTCGTTCGGCCTGGAATGCCTGTATCGCCTGATCGACTGGGTGGTGCTCGGCGGCAAGCGCCTGCGCCAGAGCCGGCCGATCGAAGAGCGTGACTTGAAGGGCTTGTGA
- a CDS encoding MFS transporter, translating into MSAPDTLAASKAKGRAGPFDWYRDINQQERRTFWSCKAGYGLDGMDTQMLSFVIPTLIALWGISSAEAGLIHTSTLLASALGGWIAGILSDRIGRVRTLQLTVLWFAFFTFLCGLAQNYEQLLIARTLMGFGFGGEWTAGAVLIGEVIRAENRGKAVGMVQSGWALGWGITALLYALMYSLLPPEDAWRALFLLGILPAIFVIFVRRLVKDPEIYRQTRAREVPDNPSRFYEIFAPGILSTTLRASLLAAGAQGGYYAITFWLPTFLKTERGLSVLSTGGYLAMVIFGSYVGYVISAYLTDILGRKKNFVLFAAGSFTIVLLYTQMPVSNAVMLWLGFPLGFFASGIFSGMGAFLTELFPTRIRGSGQGFCYNSGRALAALFPLLIGLLSQRIPLGAAIGTFAAVSYGIVVLAALSLPETRGKQLEAR; encoded by the coding sequence ATGAGTGCGCCCGACACGCTCGCCGCCAGCAAGGCCAAAGGCCGCGCCGGCCCCTTCGACTGGTACCGCGACATCAACCAGCAGGAACGCCGCACGTTCTGGAGCTGCAAGGCCGGTTACGGTCTGGATGGCATGGACACCCAGATGCTCAGCTTCGTCATCCCGACCCTGATTGCGCTGTGGGGCATCAGCTCCGCCGAGGCCGGCCTGATCCACACCAGCACCTTGCTGGCTTCCGCCCTGGGCGGCTGGATCGCTGGCATCCTGTCCGATCGCATCGGCCGGGTACGCACCCTGCAACTGACTGTGCTCTGGTTCGCCTTCTTCACCTTCCTCTGTGGCCTGGCGCAGAACTACGAGCAACTGTTGATAGCCCGGACCCTGATGGGCTTCGGTTTCGGTGGCGAGTGGACCGCCGGCGCGGTGCTGATCGGCGAAGTGATCCGCGCGGAAAACCGCGGCAAGGCGGTGGGCATGGTGCAGTCCGGCTGGGCCTTGGGCTGGGGCATCACGGCACTGCTCTATGCGCTGATGTATTCCCTGCTGCCGCCGGAAGACGCCTGGCGCGCCTTGTTCCTGCTGGGCATCCTGCCGGCGATCTTCGTGATCTTCGTCCGCCGCCTGGTCAAGGACCCGGAGATCTACCGGCAAACCCGGGCCCGGGAAGTGCCCGACAACCCCTCGCGCTTCTACGAGATTTTCGCCCCCGGCATTCTCAGCACCACCCTGCGCGCGTCGCTGCTCGCGGCCGGCGCCCAGGGCGGCTATTACGCCATCACGTTCTGGCTGCCGACCTTCCTCAAGACCGAGCGCGGCTTGAGTGTGCTGAGCACCGGCGGCTACCTGGCGATGGTGATCTTCGGTTCTTATGTGGGCTATGTGATCAGCGCCTATCTGACCGACATTCTCGGGCGCAAGAAGAACTTCGTCCTGTTCGCCGCCGGTTCTTTCACCATCGTCCTGCTCTACACGCAAATGCCGGTGAGCAACGCGGTGATGTTGTGGCTGGGCTTTCCCCTGGGCTTCTTCGCTTCGGGGATCTTCAGCGGCATGGGCGCCTTCCTGACGGAGCTGTTCCCCACGCGGATCCGCGGTTCGGGCCAGGGCTTCTGCTACAACAGTGGCCGGGCGCTGGCGGCCCTGTTCCCGCTGCTGATCGGCCTGCTCAGCCAGCGCATCCCGCTGGGCGCGGCCATCGGCACCTTCGCCGCCGTGTCCTACGGCATCGTGGTCCTGGCGGCCCTGAGCCTGCCGGAAACCCGTGGCAAACAACTCGAAGCGCGCTAA
- a CDS encoding class II glutamine amidotransferase, giving the protein MCELLGMSANVPTDIVFSFTGLMQRGGRTGPHRDGWGIAFYEGRGLRLFQDPAASSESEVANLVQRYPIKSEVVIGHIRQANVGKVCLSNTHPFVRELWGRNWCFAHNGQLADFQPPASFYRPVGDTDSEAAFCDLLNRVREAFPEPVEVEELLPSLVAACAEYRGKGVFNCLLSDGDWLFCYCSTKLAQITRRAPFGPARLKDVDVIVDFQAETTPNDVVTVIATEPLTENETWTRYEPGQWSLWRRGECVLHGQTE; this is encoded by the coding sequence ATGTGTGAGTTATTGGGCATGAGCGCCAATGTACCGACCGATATCGTGTTCAGCTTTACCGGGCTGATGCAGCGCGGAGGGCGCACCGGCCCGCATCGCGACGGCTGGGGCATCGCTTTCTACGAGGGCCGCGGCCTGCGCCTGTTCCAGGACCCGGCGGCGAGCAGCGAGTCGGAAGTGGCCAACCTGGTGCAGCGCTACCCGATCAAGAGCGAAGTGGTGATCGGCCACATTCGCCAGGCCAACGTCGGCAAGGTCTGCCTGTCCAACACCCATCCGTTCGTGCGCGAGCTGTGGGGGCGCAACTGGTGTTTCGCCCACAACGGCCAGCTGGCGGACTTCCAGCCTCCCGCCAGCTTCTATCGTCCGGTGGGCGATACCGACAGCGAAGCGGCTTTCTGCGACCTGCTCAACCGGGTGCGCGAAGCCTTTCCCGAGCCTGTGGAAGTCGAAGAGTTGTTGCCGTCGCTGGTGGCCGCCTGCGCCGAATATCGCGGCAAGGGCGTGTTCAACTGCCTGCTCAGCGACGGTGACTGGCTGTTCTGCTACTGCTCGACCAAGCTGGCGCAGATCACCCGCCGCGCGCCCTTTGGCCCGGCCCGCCTGAAGGACGTCGATGTGATCGTCGACTTCCAGGCGGAAACCACGCCCAACGACGTGGTGACGGTGATCGCCACCGAACCTTTGACCGAAAACGAAACCTGGACTCGCTACGAGCCGGGCCAATGGAGCCTGTGGCGGCGCGGTGAATGCGTCCTGCACGGCCAGACCGAATAA
- a CDS encoding LysR family transcriptional regulator: MNLKFLETFVWVARLKSFRLTADKLFTTQASISSRIAVLEGELGVKLFLRDSRGVSLTPEGLKVLDYAEQMMDTMQALKQSIETRSSKVGRIRIGVMDTVIHTWLSPLVARMMDSYPQVEIELVADTSLNLCDQLQKGFLDLVLQTDLLRQESIRSLELASHPMGWIVASHSIYNREYANLAELARERIITYSKNSLPHQEVLSLMQANGVTAPRLNCVNSVSAITRLLRDGFGIGALPPVLVSEELARGELTLLAIDQRPPNLQVVVSWRVGVELVEEVVVLCQQVLERYAQKVGENYIVLAG, from the coding sequence ATGAACCTCAAATTTCTTGAAACCTTTGTCTGGGTGGCGCGCCTGAAAAGCTTTCGCCTGACCGCCGACAAACTCTTCACCACCCAGGCGTCGATCTCCAGCCGCATCGCCGTGCTCGAGGGCGAACTGGGGGTGAAGCTGTTCCTGCGCGACTCGCGCGGCGTGAGCCTGACCCCGGAAGGCCTCAAGGTGCTCGACTATGCCGAGCAGATGATGGACACCATGCAAGCGCTCAAGCAGTCGATCGAGACCCGTTCGAGCAAGGTCGGGCGGATTCGCATCGGTGTCATGGACACGGTGATCCACACCTGGCTCAGCCCCCTGGTGGCGCGGATGATGGACAGCTATCCCCAGGTGGAAATCGAGCTGGTGGCCGACACCTCGCTGAACCTCTGCGACCAGTTGCAGAAAGGCTTTCTCGACCTGGTGCTGCAAACCGACCTGCTGCGCCAGGAATCCATTCGCAGCCTGGAACTGGCCAGCCACCCGATGGGCTGGATAGTCGCCAGCCACTCGATCTACAACCGCGAGTACGCCAACCTGGCCGAACTGGCCCGGGAACGCATCATCACCTACTCGAAGAACTCTCTGCCGCACCAGGAAGTGCTGAGCCTGATGCAGGCCAACGGGGTGACCGCGCCACGGCTCAACTGCGTGAACTCGGTGTCGGCCATTACCCGCCTGCTGCGCGACGGTTTCGGCATCGGCGCCTTGCCGCCGGTGCTGGTCAGCGAGGAACTGGCGCGCGGCGAACTGACCCTGCTGGCCATCGACCAGCGCCCGCCGAACCTGCAGGTGGTGGTGTCATGGCGGGTGGGGGTCGAACTGGTGGAAGAGGTGGTGGTGCTGTGCCAGCAAGTGCTGGAGCGTTATGCGCAAAAGGTCGGCGAGAACTACATCGTCCTGGCGGGCTGA